The genomic window CAGGACTATAGGCCAGAGAGAGTATAACTGTGGGGTCTTATGGGGAAATAAAGTGGTGTTGGTTTTTTCCAGATGGGGTAAGGTGGCAGCATCCTCTACAACAACAACGCTTATAACAGAATTTAAAGTTGATGAAATTATTTTTACAGGAGTAGCCGGAGCAATTGATAGTAAAATAAATATCGGAGACGTGATTGTAGCCGAAAATCTTTATCAACATGATTTTGATGCCAGTCCGTTTTTATTGCAGCACGTCTTGCCTTTAATCATGAAAAAGGAAATAGGAACTCATCCATCTGTTAGAAATAAACTTTTTGATTCAGGAGTTAACTTTCTAAAAGAACAAATGAAAGAGAAAATTTCAGATGATTATCTTAACGAATTTAATATTTCCGATCCAAAAATTGTAATAGGTAACATAGCATCCGGAGACCAATTTATAAAGGATTCCAAAAGAAGGGATGAAATAAAGTCCAGTCTGGAAAATGTTTTGGCTGTTGAGATGGAAGGAGCTGCTGTAGCACAGGTTTGTTATGAATATGGAATTCCTCTGGGAGTAATTAGAACAATATCAGATGATGCTAATGATGAGGCAATTAAAGATTTCCCCAAGTTTGTTTATAATATAGCCAGTCAATATTCGTATAATATCTTGAAGAATTATTTATTGAAATAGTTTTTAAATTCTTCTATGGCATTGAAGAAATGACAGTTGATATGCTGACTAATCTCAGGAAAAAGTTTGGCATGTAGTATCGATTTTAGCATGACTAATATGATAAGAAGATGCCAAAATGTCTATAAGATTAAAAACGGAGTGTAGCATATTTGCTGCACCCCGTTCGTCCTTGTTAAAAGGAAGTTGTAGTAAGTGTATTTCCTGTATTAATTTTTAAAACACATTGAACTTAAGGTTTACAAAGCTCATTATTCCCTCAACGTCAAGGGCAACTTTCTCCATAATATTCGATGCATCACTGCCGAATAATTTCCCCATGATAGCTCCGTTGGCTGTTGAGATATAAACCTGACCATTCGATTTTTCGTAAACAGCAAAAGATTTTGGCATCATTACACCAATTTTTCTTCTGT from Bacteroidota bacterium includes these protein-coding regions:
- a CDS encoding 5'-methylthioadenosine/adenosylhomocysteine nucleosidase — translated: MKRIGVMSAMVEEMDILLDKLENKKTRTIGQREYNCGVLWGNKVVLVFSRWGKVAASSTTTTLITEFKVDEIIFTGVAGAIDSKINIGDVIVAENLYQHDFDASPFLLQHVLPLIMKKEIGTHPSVRNKLFDSGVNFLKEQMKEKISDDYLNEFNISDPKIVIGNIASGDQFIKDSKRRDEIKSSLENVLAVEMEGAAVAQVCYEYGIPLGVIRTISDDANDEAIKDFPKFVYNIASQYSYNILKNYLLK